One window of Phycisphaeraceae bacterium genomic DNA carries:
- the alaS gene encoding alanine--tRNA ligase codes for MSLTSRAIRKTFIDYFKSKGVGNGAPDGHEFVPSSSVVPLDDPTLLFTNAGMNQFKPIFLGQVPPSSPLAKLRRAVNSQKCIRAGGKHNDLEDVGKDTYHHTFFEMLGNWSFGDYFKKEAIEWAWELLTKVYNIPEDRLYVTYFEGDKKLGLEPDEETKALWLQYLPPERVLPGVFKDNFWEMGETGPCGPCTEIHFDRIGERDAAKLVNTGDPDVLEIWNNVFIQFERLEGGGLRSLPAKHVDTGMGLERLVSVLQNVRSNYDTDLFAPIFMAIERATGAREYRGTLGAKDVGNIDTAYRVIADHIRCLTFAITDGAVPSNVGRGYVLRRILRRAVRYGRQMLGAKGGFFAGLVPVVVEHMSEAFPELKRDPAKVEAIIRDEEESFGRTLDRGIKLFESLATSIPKGGKIAGADAFRLYDTFGFPIDLTELMAQERDITVDMAGYEAEKKKAEELSRATEKKEAEKTIALDGDAVARLMRLGIETTDDHCKFDLKAQKAHVKAIWNGSNLDEVATPVFNHKTRIGIVLDKTCFYAAMGGQECDAGEIEVIGETRSSVRDHHEGGRFRVESVAAFGGYVLHVGVVTHGEIRVGDTVALHIDKHRRSATASNHTATHLANFALRKVLGDGVDQKGSLVAADRMRFDFSHSQPVSPEELGKVEAIVRDQIKHDLTVYAQAAPLASARAINGLRAVFGEAYPDPVRVVSIGQPVADLMESAQNPAWREISIEFCGGTHVQTTSQIGAFALISEEAVAKGVRRIVALTGKPAESAIHAADGAESKIRSVGLLSDGALAAEIPGLLKSLDDGVMPTARKTALRNSIAALQERAKNAAKEASAGRQAEAVREAKVLAESAQLANQAIIVGSIEAGDDRNALNAAVAVVKEANPRAAIMIFSIDHGTARVSINAVVPEALIQKGLKAGDWLREAAAVVGGKGGGKPDSAQGGGTDASKIKEAILAARAAAHRVVH; via the coding sequence TTGAGCCTGACCAGCCGCGCCATCCGCAAGACCTTCATCGACTACTTCAAGTCCAAGGGTGTCGGCAACGGCGCGCCGGACGGACACGAGTTTGTGCCCAGTTCGTCGGTTGTGCCGCTGGATGACCCGACGCTCTTGTTCACCAACGCGGGGATGAACCAGTTCAAGCCGATTTTTCTCGGGCAGGTGCCGCCGAGCAGCCCGCTCGCGAAACTGCGCCGGGCGGTGAACAGCCAAAAGTGCATCCGCGCCGGTGGCAAGCACAACGACCTCGAGGACGTCGGGAAGGACACGTATCACCACACGTTTTTCGAGATGCTGGGCAACTGGTCGTTCGGGGACTACTTCAAGAAGGAAGCGATCGAGTGGGCGTGGGAACTGCTCACCAAGGTGTACAACATTCCGGAAGATCGCCTGTACGTCACCTATTTCGAGGGCGACAAGAAACTCGGGCTCGAGCCGGATGAAGAGACCAAGGCGCTGTGGTTGCAGTACCTGCCGCCGGAGCGCGTGTTGCCGGGCGTGTTCAAGGACAATTTCTGGGAGATGGGCGAGACGGGTCCGTGCGGACCGTGTACCGAGATTCACTTCGACCGGATCGGTGAGCGCGACGCGGCGAAACTGGTGAACACCGGCGACCCCGACGTTCTCGAGATCTGGAACAACGTGTTCATTCAGTTTGAGCGTCTGGAAGGCGGCGGGCTGCGCTCGCTCCCGGCGAAGCACGTGGACACGGGCATGGGGCTCGAGCGGCTGGTGAGCGTACTTCAGAACGTGCGGAGCAACTACGACACCGACTTGTTTGCGCCGATTTTCATGGCGATCGAGCGTGCGACGGGCGCGCGCGAGTATCGCGGAACCCTCGGCGCGAAGGATGTCGGGAACATCGACACCGCGTACCGGGTCATCGCGGATCACATCCGGTGTTTGACGTTTGCGATCACGGACGGTGCGGTGCCGAGCAACGTGGGGCGTGGCTATGTGCTGCGCCGGATTCTGCGGCGTGCCGTGCGGTACGGGCGGCAGATGCTGGGCGCAAAGGGCGGCTTTTTCGCGGGGCTCGTGCCGGTCGTGGTCGAGCACATGAGCGAGGCGTTCCCCGAACTCAAGCGCGACCCGGCGAAGGTCGAAGCGATCATTCGCGACGAGGAAGAAAGTTTCGGTCGGACGCTCGATCGCGGCATCAAGTTGTTCGAGTCGCTCGCGACCTCGATTCCCAAGGGCGGGAAGATCGCGGGCGCCGACGCGTTCAGGCTTTATGACACCTTCGGTTTCCCGATCGACCTGACGGAATTGATGGCGCAGGAGCGCGATATCACAGTCGATATGGCGGGGTACGAGGCCGAAAAGAAGAAGGCCGAAGAACTTTCGCGTGCCACGGAGAAGAAAGAAGCCGAGAAGACGATCGCGCTCGACGGCGATGCCGTGGCGCGGCTGATGCGGCTGGGAATCGAGACCACCGACGATCACTGCAAATTTGATCTCAAGGCGCAGAAGGCGCACGTGAAGGCGATCTGGAACGGCAGCAATCTCGATGAGGTCGCGACGCCGGTTTTCAATCACAAGACGCGGATCGGCATCGTGCTCGACAAGACGTGCTTTTATGCCGCGATGGGCGGGCAGGAGTGCGACGCGGGCGAGATCGAGGTGATCGGCGAGACCCGCAGCAGCGTGCGCGATCACCATGAAGGCGGGCGATTCAGAGTCGAATCAGTGGCGGCGTTCGGTGGCTACGTGCTGCACGTGGGGGTTGTGACGCATGGCGAAATCCGCGTCGGGGATACCGTCGCGCTGCACATCGACAAGCACCGGCGGAGCGCAACCGCCTCGAATCACACCGCGACGCACCTGGCAAACTTCGCACTGCGGAAAGTGCTCGGCGACGGAGTCGACCAGAAAGGCTCGCTCGTCGCGGCCGATCGCATGCGTTTCGATTTTTCCCACAGCCAGCCGGTCAGCCCCGAAGAACTGGGCAAAGTCGAGGCGATCGTGCGCGATCAGATCAAGCACGATCTGACGGTGTATGCGCAAGCGGCGCCGCTCGCATCGGCGCGGGCGATCAATGGCCTCCGTGCCGTTTTCGGCGAGGCGTATCCCGATCCGGTTCGCGTCGTTTCGATCGGTCAGCCGGTCGCGGACCTGATGGAATCGGCGCAGAACCCGGCGTGGCGGGAAATCTCGATCGAGTTCTGCGGCGGCACGCACGTGCAGACAACATCTCAGATCGGCGCGTTCGCGCTGATTTCGGAGGAGGCGGTCGCCAAGGGCGTGCGACGCATCGTCGCGCTCACGGGCAAGCCGGCGGAATCGGCGATCCACGCCGCCGACGGTGCGGAATCGAAGATCCGGAGCGTCGGGCTGCTGAGCGACGGCGCGCTCGCGGCGGAGATTCCGGGCCTGTTGAAGAGTCTGGATGATGGCGTCATGCCGACGGCGCGAAAGACCGCGCTGAGGAATTCGATTGCTGCCCTTCAGGAGCGCGCCAAGAACGCGGCAAAGGAAGCGAGCGCGGGGCGTCAGGCCGAAGCGGTGCGCGAAGCCAAGGTGCTGGCTGAGTCGGCGCAACTCGCCAACCAGGCGATCATCGTCGGGTCGATCGAGGCGGGAGACGACCGCAACGCACTGAACGCGGCGGTTGCCGTGGTCAAGGAGGCCAACCCCCGTGCCGCGATCATGATTTTCAGCATCGATCACGGGACGGCTCGTGTTTCGATCAACGCGGTCGTTCCCGAGGCGCTGATTCAAAAAGGGCTGAAGGCGGGCGACTGGCTGCGCGAGGCGGCGGCGGTGGTGGGCGGCAAGGGCGGCGGCAAACCGGATAGCGCGCAGGGCGGCGGGACCGACGCGAGCAAGATCAAGGAAGCGATCCTTGCGGCGCGTGCCGCGGCACACCGAGTGGTGCACTAG
- a CDS encoding AtpZ/AtpI family protein, with the protein MKRHETSEHERERADGLRDSPPPPQIPELLREPVARPPVLDRNEVASQSGLANVSTAWGVAMDFVGSVIGALLLGYFADRWQGTSPRYTLIGMVVGFTFALYRIISRTLAEERREKERRNKRKQG; encoded by the coding sequence TTGAAGCGACACGAAACGAGCGAGCACGAACGGGAGCGGGCGGACGGCCTGCGGGATTCGCCGCCTCCGCCTCAAATTCCTGAACTGCTGCGCGAGCCGGTGGCTCGCCCGCCCGTGTTGGATCGAAATGAAGTCGCGAGCCAATCCGGTCTTGCGAATGTTTCGACCGCGTGGGGCGTGGCGATGGACTTTGTCGGGTCGGTGATCGGCGCGCTTTTGCTCGGCTATTTCGCGGATCGCTGGCAGGGGACGAGTCCGAGGTACACGCTGATCGGGATGGTGGTGGGGTTCACGTTCGCGCTCTATCGGATCATCTCACGCACCTTGGCGGAAGAGAGACGCGAGAAAGAGCGGCGAAACAAGCGGAAACAGGGCTGA
- the atpB gene encoding F0F1 ATP synthase subunit A: MTAFAMNILASADPLEHVVNAAAVRSADGYWLWSGNQGALVLSGLILVFVGMWAASKIKTGPSSQGADAYVTRSRFAQLVEVICEYLREEVARPLLGDRTDKLMPFLWTIFFFILVNNLIGLTPVRDVLHIVGIEKVWIGGTATQNIWVTGTLAIIAALVFNIAAIMRLGPVGFVKHMMGGLPWTMFPIALLLLVIEAAGQFIIKPFALALRLFANMTAGHVLIATLLSFAGGAIASALGGGGYGTNSAITVVSVVSATMLMFLELFVAFLQAFVFMFLTAIFISIMDHHDEHEHEHGHDHATGHEHAHA; encoded by the coding sequence ATGACCGCTTTTGCAATGAACATCTTGGCGTCCGCCGATCCGCTCGAGCACGTGGTGAATGCCGCAGCAGTCCGGAGCGCGGACGGCTACTGGCTCTGGTCGGGCAACCAGGGCGCCCTGGTGCTTTCGGGGCTGATTCTCGTCTTCGTCGGCATGTGGGCGGCGAGCAAGATCAAGACGGGCCCGTCCAGCCAAGGGGCCGACGCGTATGTGACGCGCAGCCGGTTTGCGCAGCTCGTTGAAGTGATCTGCGAATACCTGCGGGAGGAAGTCGCGCGACCTCTGCTCGGCGATCGCACCGACAAGTTGATGCCGTTCCTCTGGACGATTTTCTTCTTCATTCTCGTGAACAATCTGATCGGCTTGACGCCGGTGCGCGATGTGCTCCACATTGTCGGCATCGAGAAGGTCTGGATCGGCGGCACCGCGACACAGAACATCTGGGTGACGGGAACACTCGCGATCATCGCGGCCTTGGTTTTCAACATCGCGGCGATCATGCGACTCGGCCCGGTCGGGTTCGTCAAGCACATGATGGGCGGCTTGCCCTGGACGATGTTCCCGATCGCTCTGCTGCTTCTGGTCATCGAGGCCGCCGGCCAGTTCATCATCAAGCCGTTCGCGCTGGCATTGCGTCTTTTCGCCAACATGACCGCGGGCCACGTGCTGATCGCGACGCTGCTCTCGTTCGCGGGCGGCGCGATCGCGAGCGCGCTCGGCGGCGGCGGCTACGGCACCAATTCCGCGATTACGGTCGTGAGTGTCGTCTCCGCGACGATGCTGATGTTCCTGGAGTTGTTCGTTGCGTTCCTCCAGGCATTCGTTTTCATGTTCCTGACCGCGATCTTCATTTCCATCATGGATCACCACGACGAGCATGAGCATGAGCACGGGCATGATCATGCCACCGGTCACGAGCACGCCCACGCGTGA
- a CDS encoding ATP synthase F0 subunit C — protein sequence MAAVPTLALAADEVAGGSSIGKGLAVLGGGMALVGGGIGIGLVGKGAVEAIARQPEAAGKIQINMILAAALIEGATLFAVFAGFAAK from the coding sequence ATGGCGGCTGTGCCGACCCTCGCTCTCGCGGCGGACGAAGTCGCGGGCGGCTCGAGCATCGGCAAGGGTCTGGCCGTCCTTGGCGGCGGCATGGCTCTGGTCGGTGGCGGCATCGGCATCGGTCTGGTGGGCAAGGGCGCCGTCGAGGCGATCGCCCGTCAGCCCGAAGCGGCCGGCAAGATCCAGATCAACATGATCCTGGCTGCCGCGCTGATCGAAGGTGCGACGCTGTTCGCGGTGTTCGCGGGCTTCGCGGCCAAGTAA
- the atpF gene encoding F0F1 ATP synthase subunit B, whose amino-acid sequence MLTKLRTGMFLAFTTIAPLAAMAVEGEHGGDIQGPIATTKQGIATAITALVVFALVFAILGVKVWPAITAGLDERADKIKAEIEAAENARKQAKDALAQYEASLAQARAEAAKMIEQTKAQQSQLAAELRAKAEIELSAMRERAVKEIQQAKQSAVAELYTDATNLATMVAGKILKREINTQDQQRLVEESLGQLQGLRN is encoded by the coding sequence ATGCTCACGAAACTTCGAACCGGCATGTTCCTGGCCTTCACGACGATCGCGCCGCTGGCGGCGATGGCGGTGGAGGGCGAACACGGCGGCGACATTCAGGGACCGATCGCAACGACCAAGCAGGGAATCGCGACGGCGATCACCGCTCTCGTGGTCTTCGCGCTGGTTTTCGCCATTCTGGGTGTGAAGGTGTGGCCGGCGATCACGGCCGGGCTTGATGAGCGTGCCGACAAGATCAAGGCCGAGATCGAAGCGGCCGAGAACGCCCGCAAGCAGGCGAAGGACGCTCTCGCTCAGTACGAGGCGAGCCTGGCGCAAGCGCGTGCCGAGGCCGCGAAGATGATCGAGCAGACCAAGGCGCAGCAGAGCCAACTCGCGGCGGAACTCCGGGCAAAGGCCGAGATCGAACTCTCCGCGATGCGCGAGCGCGCGGTCAAGGAAATCCAGCAGGCCAAGCAGTCGGCCGTTGCCGAGCTGTACACCGACGCGACCAATCTCGCGACGATGGTCGCCGGGAAGATCCTCAAGCGCGAGATCAATACCCAGGATCAGCAGCGGCTGGTGGAAGAGTCGCTCGGTCAGTTGCAGGGACTGCGGAACTAA
- the atpH gene encoding ATP synthase F1 subunit delta has product MPLSQAKPDALANTYAKSLYAEAFAAGGRERVEALQGQLEDLLEMTRNDKTFNEFLASRVIPTAEREEALKKILGGRIDELLLRFLLVVNRKDRLGHIVPIAAAYDQVVQQQFGRVEVDVITATPIDQGQLGGVKSRLGSALGKEVVVHAYTEPAMIGGVKFRIGDQLIDASVQTSLRKIRDQLNTHGDAAVRGKIDRIIEG; this is encoded by the coding sequence ATGCCACTTTCTCAAGCCAAGCCCGATGCACTCGCCAACACCTACGCCAAGAGCCTCTATGCCGAGGCGTTTGCCGCGGGAGGCCGCGAGCGCGTGGAGGCGCTGCAGGGTCAGCTCGAAGACCTGCTCGAGATGACGCGCAACGACAAGACATTTAACGAGTTTCTCGCGTCTCGCGTAATCCCGACGGCCGAACGCGAAGAGGCGCTGAAGAAGATTCTGGGCGGGCGGATCGACGAGTTGCTTCTGCGTTTCCTGCTCGTTGTGAATCGCAAGGACCGGCTCGGGCACATCGTTCCGATTGCCGCGGCATACGACCAGGTCGTGCAGCAGCAGTTCGGACGCGTCGAGGTCGATGTGATCACAGCGACGCCGATTGATCAGGGGCAGCTCGGGGGCGTGAAGTCGCGGCTCGGCTCGGCGCTCGGCAAGGAAGTCGTTGTGCACGCGTACACCGAGCCGGCGATGATCGGCGGCGTGAAGTTCCGCATCGGCGATCAGTTGATCGACGCGAGCGTGCAGACGAGCCTGCGGAAGATCCGCGACCAGCTCAACACGCACGGCGACGCGGCGGTTCGCGGAAAGATCGATCGGATCATCGAGGGGTGA
- a CDS encoding GxxExxY protein, with product MMDREATKDKSWVQDRFAHADPLTHSIIGAAIAVHRQLGPGLLESIYQQCLMLELQARGVSFESEVQVPISYRDTILDTGLRLDLLVGGQIVVELKSVEKVLPVHESQLLTYMKLAEIPIGLLINFNTNLLKDGITRRVL from the coding sequence ATGATGGATAGGGAAGCGACCAAGGACAAATCATGGGTTCAGGATCGCTTCGCACACGCTGATCCGCTGACACACTCGATCATCGGCGCCGCCATTGCCGTTCATCGTCAACTCGGTCCGGGTCTGCTCGAGTCCATCTACCAGCAGTGCCTGATGCTCGAGCTTCAGGCCCGCGGCGTCTCGTTTGAATCCGAAGTGCAGGTTCCGATTTCCTACCGCGACACGATTCTCGACACAGGTTTGCGGCTCGATTTGCTCGTGGGAGGCCAAATCGTGGTAGAGCTGAAATCTGTTGAGAAGGTGCTCCCCGTCCACGAATCACAACTGCTCACGTACATGAAGCTGGCCGAGATCCCCATCGGCCTGCTCATCAACTTCAACACCAATCTGCTGAAAGACGGCATTACCCGAAGAGTCCTTTGA
- a CDS encoding peroxiredoxin produces MPQISLITSRGTSRNLSEITGKMVLFFYPRSGVPGRPPPDGWDLVPGARGCTPHSCAYRDLASEFAALGVSIFGVSTQTPEYQHEFAERTHLGFELLSDSDLVLTRAMNLPTMEMPPIVDGLPPGGPRTLIKRMSWYCDGGIIRKVWYPVFPPDQNAAEVLAWLRSSGTL; encoded by the coding sequence TTGCCACAGATCTCGCTGATCACATCTCGCGGCACATCGCGCAATCTCTCTGAAATCACCGGAAAAATGGTTCTTTTCTTCTATCCACGCTCCGGCGTTCCGGGTCGACCGCCGCCGGATGGCTGGGATCTCGTCCCCGGCGCGCGGGGCTGCACGCCTCACTCCTGCGCCTATCGCGATCTCGCTTCGGAGTTCGCCGCGCTCGGTGTTTCCATCTTCGGCGTCAGCACGCAGACGCCGGAATACCAGCACGAGTTCGCGGAGCGCACGCACCTGGGCTTTGAGCTTCTCAGCGACTCCGACCTCGTGCTCACGCGCGCGATGAATCTGCCCACGATGGAGATGCCCCCGATCGTCGATGGCCTGCCTCCGGGCGGCCCTCGCACACTCATCAAGAGAATGAGTTGGTACTGCGACGGCGGCATCATCCGCAAAGTCTGGTATCCGGTCTTCCCGCCCGATCAGAACGCGGCGGAGGTGCTCGCCTGGCTGCGATCATCCGGTACATTGTGA
- a CDS encoding GxxExxY protein: protein MSRCDKITDKVIGAAIEVHRTLGPGLLESAYESCLVHELMPLGVSVRRQVEIPVRYKGHLIECGYRIDLIVEELVVVELKSVEKKMPIHEAQLLTYLRLANLPVGLLINFNVTQLINGLNRRINNISSP from the coding sequence ATGTCACGCTGCGACAAGATCACCGACAAAGTCATTGGTGCGGCGATCGAAGTACACCGCACTCTCGGGCCCGGCCTGTTGGAAAGTGCCTACGAGTCTTGCCTCGTGCACGAACTCATGCCTCTCGGAGTTTCCGTCCGACGCCAAGTTGAAATTCCGGTTCGATACAAAGGACATCTCATTGAGTGCGGCTACCGCATCGACTTGATCGTCGAGGAACTTGTCGTAGTCGAGCTCAAATCGGTCGAGAAAAAAATGCCAATTCACGAGGCCCAATTGCTGACCTATCTCCGGCTGGCCAATCTGCCCGTTGGATTGCTGATCAACTTCAACGTCACGCAATTGATCAACGGGCTTAACCGCCGAATCAACAACATTTCCTCTCCGTGA
- a CDS encoding aldehyde dehydrogenase family protein, translated as MTTNGNGVATKEAPQAAPMIDSAKTAPGWDYSPAPETAKVTIKPSYGLFIDGKFAEPKSAKRFATINPSTEATLSEVVQASPADVNRAVAAARAALPKWASLPASERAKFIFRIARRIQERGRELAIIETLDSGKPIKESRDVDIPLVAAHFFYNAGWADKLGFVFQGATSGAKSLGKKSGLPEIAPGVRPVGVCGQVIPWNFPLLMAAWKIAPALACGNTVVLKPAETTPLTALVLAEIFEECELPPGVVNIVTGDGLTGRSIVEHPDVDKIAFTGSTEVGKIIAKSVANPRPDGKFKRLTLELGGKSPHIIFEDAAIDQAVEGIISGIYFNQGEVCCAGSRLFVQESILDTVVKKLEIRLASLRTGDPMDKNTDVGAVNSKEQLSRIEHYLKLGQTEGAELRVPNGQSSKGPKGQIESWQEGLPSKGFWCRPCFFTGVQPSHTIAREEIFGPVLSVLSFRTPEEAVSRANNTPYGLAAGIWTEKGSKMLSIAKQIKSGVVWCNTYNKFDPASPFGGFKESGFGREGGVQGLKAYVEV; from the coding sequence ATGACTACCAACGGCAACGGTGTTGCAACGAAGGAGGCTCCGCAAGCCGCTCCGATGATCGATTCCGCGAAGACTGCCCCCGGCTGGGACTACTCCCCCGCTCCCGAGACCGCAAAGGTCACCATCAAGCCTTCCTACGGCCTCTTCATCGACGGCAAGTTCGCCGAGCCAAAGAGCGCGAAGCGCTTCGCGACCATCAACCCGAGCACCGAAGCCACGCTCAGCGAAGTCGTGCAGGCCTCACCCGCGGATGTCAACCGCGCGGTTGCCGCGGCACGCGCGGCGCTCCCCAAGTGGGCCAGCCTCCCCGCTTCCGAACGCGCCAAGTTCATCTTCCGCATCGCGCGGCGAATCCAGGAACGCGGGCGCGAACTCGCCATTATCGAAACGCTCGACAGCGGCAAGCCGATCAAGGAATCGCGCGATGTCGATATCCCGCTCGTCGCGGCACACTTTTTTTACAACGCGGGCTGGGCCGACAAACTCGGCTTCGTCTTCCAGGGCGCAACCAGCGGCGCGAAGTCGTTGGGCAAGAAGAGCGGGCTTCCCGAAATCGCTCCCGGCGTTCGCCCCGTCGGTGTCTGCGGCCAGGTCATTCCGTGGAACTTCCCGCTGCTGATGGCCGCGTGGAAGATCGCGCCCGCACTCGCCTGCGGCAACACGGTCGTCCTCAAGCCCGCCGAGACCACGCCGCTGACCGCGCTCGTGCTTGCCGAAATCTTCGAAGAGTGCGAACTTCCCCCGGGCGTCGTCAACATTGTCACGGGTGATGGATTGACCGGCCGGTCGATCGTCGAGCACCCGGATGTCGACAAGATCGCGTTCACTGGCAGCACCGAGGTCGGCAAGATCATCGCCAAATCGGTCGCCAATCCGCGTCCCGACGGCAAGTTCAAGCGCCTCACGCTCGAACTCGGCGGCAAGTCGCCCCACATCATCTTCGAGGATGCCGCGATCGATCAGGCGGTCGAAGGCATCATCAGCGGAATCTACTTCAATCAAGGCGAAGTCTGCTGCGCCGGCTCGCGGCTGTTCGTGCAGGAGTCGATCCTCGACACGGTCGTCAAGAAACTCGAGATCCGCCTCGCTTCGCTCCGCACGGGCGACCCGATGGACAAGAACACCGACGTCGGCGCCGTCAACAGCAAGGAACAGCTCTCACGCATCGAGCACTATCTCAAGCTCGGCCAGACCGAAGGGGCGGAACTCCGCGTGCCAAATGGCCAAAGTTCCAAAGGGCCAAAGGGCCAAATTGAAAGCTGGCAGGAAGGGCTGCCTTCCAAGGGCTTCTGGTGCCGCCCGTGTTTCTTCACGGGCGTGCAACCGAGCCACACGATCGCGCGCGAGGAGATTTTCGGCCCGGTGCTGAGCGTGCTTTCGTTCCGCACGCCGGAGGAAGCGGTGAGCCGCGCGAACAACACGCCGTACGGACTTGCGGCAGGAATCTGGACAGAGAAGGGGAGCAAAATGCTCTCGATCGCCAAGCAGATCAAGAGCGGCGTGGTCTGGTGCAACACGTACAACAAGTTCGACCCGGCCAGCCCCTTCGGCGGATTCAAGGAGTCCGGCTTCGGCCGCGAGGGCGGCGTGCAAGGATTGAAGGCGTACGTGGAAGTCTGA
- a CDS encoding 2-deoxyribose-5-phosphate aldolase — protein sequence MRSGTKTAVRDFAPSPRVDAVMAAERAASFTKRSIKTKSKMAGLKLALSMLDLTTLEGKDSPEKVRALCAKAVKPGAGQSDLPEGLPSVGAVCVYPNLVKHCRDSLEAMGALGRVKIASVATGFPSGQYPLDVRLDDTRRAIHDGADEIDMVINRGAFLAGRYDEVADEIRAVKRTCLEEGVKAARHDGGGKGRPISLKVILETGELETLDNVRFASDIAIRAMDEALSEFGGAAAKSAPDQSQASAANGTLSNGSYESQRTLAIHPASFDFIKTSTGKVTPAATMPVTLVMLEAVRDWYLETGKLVGVKPAGGIRTAKQSLHYLVMVKETLGALPGVNELHPGGWLTPELWRFGASALANDILRQISWLHSGKYRANYDVTEA from the coding sequence ATGCGTAGCGGCACCAAGACCGCAGTTCGAGATTTTGCCCCCAGCCCGCGTGTTGACGCCGTCATGGCCGCCGAACGCGCGGCGAGTTTCACCAAGCGCTCGATCAAGACTAAGAGCAAGATGGCGGGCCTCAAGCTCGCTCTCTCAATGCTCGATCTGACCACGCTCGAGGGCAAGGACTCGCCCGAAAAAGTCCGGGCGCTCTGCGCCAAGGCGGTCAAACCGGGTGCGGGACAGAGCGATCTGCCTGAAGGCTTGCCCAGCGTCGGCGCGGTTTGCGTCTACCCGAACCTCGTGAAGCACTGCCGCGATTCGCTCGAAGCGATGGGCGCGCTCGGACGCGTAAAGATCGCATCGGTCGCCACCGGGTTTCCCAGCGGCCAATATCCGCTCGATGTTCGGCTCGATGACACGCGGCGCGCGATTCACGATGGCGCTGACGAGATCGACATGGTGATCAACCGCGGCGCCTTCCTCGCGGGGCGTTACGACGAAGTCGCCGATGAGATCCGAGCCGTCAAACGCACCTGCCTCGAAGAAGGAGTGAAAGCCGCTCGCCACGACGGTGGAGGCAAGGGTCGACCCATTTCGCTGAAGGTCATCCTCGAAACCGGCGAACTCGAAACACTCGACAACGTGCGTTTCGCCAGCGACATCGCAATCCGAGCGATGGACGAGGCGCTCTCCGAATTCGGCGGGGCTGCGGCGAAGTCCGCACCTGACCAATCCCAAGCGTCGGCCGCGAATGGCACTCTCTCAAATGGGTCTTATGAGTCCCAGAGGACCCTCGCGATCCATCCCGCTTCCTTCGATTTCATCAAGACTTCCACTGGAAAGGTGACTCCTGCCGCGACGATGCCCGTCACGCTGGTGATGCTCGAGGCGGTGCGTGACTGGTACCTCGAAACCGGCAAACTGGTCGGCGTGAAGCCGGCGGGTGGTATCCGCACCGCGAAACAGTCGCTGCATTACCTCGTCATGGTGAAAGAGACGCTTGGCGCATTGCCGGGAGTGAACGAATTGCATCCTGGCGGCTGGCTCACGCCCGAACTCTGGCGGTTCGGAGCTTCCGCGCTCGCGAACGACATCCTGCGCCAGATCTCCTGGCTGCATTCGGGCAAGTATCGAGCGAACTACGACGTCACGGAGGCGTGA